A stretch of the Vulcanisaeta souniana JCM 11219 genome encodes the following:
- a CDS encoding MFS transporter, producing the protein MKVSGGITIVLAASLAFFSVVLVRYSIPALLPYMVGKNGISTVMGGLIITVLWVGYTVFQVIGGLIVDRYGYNVVLYVLILIAALNATYPLIINQYYLLLVVQFIMGSLLAITYVSLISMVLLNYGRGGLGAGIYQSMFFLASSISIILSPLLFSINRFTPFLLFSAIVASSLVPLTRVNNKVGGSIVIGPENLGVLGMGFIRLSSGFSYLGFLGWSTYYVVHVLGISPTLSGFYAFLSSIMGSLGAVIGGLTGDKAGYAIPSILSSLSLSIIVIVIPELTAFYLVAFLMLLLGFFYGFYAAPSIAISKYTRNVGATSGFLNFMSQLGGSISPYVIGFLLQYYDFAKTLLMVGITSISLIIIGSILLLYGYNHLTR; encoded by the coding sequence ATGAAGGTTAGTGGCGGCATTACCATAGTTCTGGCGGCTTCCCTTGCCTTCTTCTCCGTTGTACTTGTTAGGTATTCAATACCAGCATTACTACCATACATGGTCGGGAAAAATGGTATTAGCACGGTCATGGGCGGCCTAATTATTACGGTGCTCTGGGTTGGCTACACAGTATTCCAGGTAATTGGTGGCTTAATAGTTGATAGGTATGGATATAACGTAGTACTTTATGTCCTAATCCTCATAGCTGCGCTGAACGCTACTTACCCATTAATCATTAATCAATACTACTTACTACTGGTCGTTCAATTCATAATGGGTTCGTTACTAGCAATAACCTACGTATCCCTAATAAGCATGGTTCTGTTGAATTACGGCAGGGGTGGGCTTGGGGCAGGCATTTACCAAAGTATGTTCTTTCTAGCATCTTCCATATCAATAATATTATCACCATTATTGTTCTCAATAAATAGGTTCACACCCTTCCTATTGTTCTCAGCGATAGTTGCGTCGTCATTGGTTCCATTAACCAGGGTCAATAATAAGGTTGGGGGTAGTATTGTCATAGGTCCCGAGAACCTCGGAGTATTGGGTATGGGGTTCATAAGGCTGTCCTCCGGTTTCTCCTACCTAGGTTTTCTCGGTTGGTCCACTTACTACGTTGTTCATGTACTTGGTATTAGCCCAACATTAAGTGGGTTCTATGCCTTTTTATCATCTATAATGGGTTCCTTGGGTGCCGTAATTGGCGGCCTCACGGGTGATAAGGCTGGCTATGCGATCCCAAGTATATTATCCTCATTGTCCCTCTCCATCATTGTTATAGTAATACCCGAGTTAACAGCATTTTACCTAGTGGCGTTCTTAATGCTTCTCCTTGGTTTCTTCTATGGCTTCTATGCTGCCCCATCCATAGCCATTTCAAAGTACACTAGGAACGTTGGGGCTACCAGTGGTTTTCTAAACTTCATGAGTCAATTGGGCGGTTCAATATCACCTTACGTAATAGGTTTTCTCCTTCAGTACTATGATTTCGCGAAGACGTTATTAATGGTGGGTATCACATCAATCTCACTAATTATAATAGGATCTATATTACTGCTTTACGGTTATAATCATTTGACCAGGTAG
- a CDS encoding CDC48 family AAA ATPase has product MMEGSHTDEWIELIVKEAKQRDAQRPIVRVDPEVMRNYGIEPGMILLVEGKRKTAAKVWYGLPEDEGKGIIRMNAIIRKNANVEIDQKVRVKKVDAKKASIVKLAPVNMTISVDQNFVQYTKQKLRDFVLMEGDLVQIQVLGQPLTFQVVQAKPNDTPVLIDEDTNLVIYEKPIENINIPRVTWEDIGDLKEAKEKIRELVELPLKHPEIFEYLGIEPPKGVLLIGPPGTGKTLLAKAVATETNAYFIAINGPEIVSKYYGESEAKLREIFEEAKKNAPAIIFIDEIDAIAPKREEVTGEVEKRIVAQLLTLMDGLQERGQVIVIGATNRPEAVDPALRRPGRFDREIWINPPDTEGRYEILQVHTRNMPLAKDVDLRKLAEITYGYTGADIAALAREAAMRALRKALQSGILDVNKEDEDIRKDLEKIKVSMNDFLEAMREIVPSALREIHIEIPKVRWNDIGGLEEVKQELREAIEWPLKYPERFRKMGIRPPKGILLFGPPGTGKTLLAKAVATESNANFIAVRGPEILSKWFGESERAIREIFKKARMAAPCVIFFDEIDAIAPARGYAEDSPAMDRIVAQLLAEMDGVSRLDNVVVIAATNRPDIVDPALLRPGRFDRIIYVPPPDLRARFEILKIHTKNMPLARDVDLEELAKMTEGYTGADIEILTREAGLLAMREINGAGEISMKHFIEAMKKIKPSITPEMIKFYEAWYERMKQTISRERQRAPTLYV; this is encoded by the coding sequence ATGATGGAAGGTTCTCATACTGATGAATGGATAGAATTAATAGTAAAGGAGGCCAAGCAGAGGGATGCCCAGAGACCCATTGTTAGGGTTGACCCTGAGGTCATGAGGAATTACGGGATTGAACCAGGCATGATACTACTTGTCGAGGGTAAGAGGAAAACTGCAGCTAAGGTTTGGTATGGATTACCTGAGGATGAAGGTAAGGGCATCATTAGGATGAACGCCATCATTAGAAAGAACGCAAATGTGGAGATTGACCAGAAGGTTAGGGTTAAGAAGGTTGACGCAAAGAAAGCCAGTATTGTTAAGCTGGCGCCAGTAAACATGACAATAAGTGTTGATCAGAACTTCGTCCAATACACTAAGCAGAAGCTTAGGGACTTCGTACTAATGGAAGGAGACCTGGTGCAGATACAGGTACTTGGGCAACCATTAACCTTCCAGGTAGTGCAGGCCAAGCCTAATGACACGCCGGTACTCATTGACGAGGACACGAACCTAGTCATTTATGAGAAGCCAATCGAGAACATAAACATACCAAGGGTTACTTGGGAGGACATAGGTGACCTAAAGGAGGCAAAGGAGAAGATTAGGGAGCTCGTTGAGCTACCACTAAAGCACCCAGAGATCTTTGAGTACCTTGGTATTGAGCCTCCTAAGGGTGTCTTGCTCATTGGTCCTCCGGGTACGGGTAAGACGCTTTTGGCGAAGGCCGTGGCAACGGAGACCAATGCCTACTTCATAGCCATTAATGGCCCCGAGATCGTTTCGAAGTATTATGGTGAGTCTGAGGCTAAGTTGAGGGAGATTTTTGAGGAGGCTAAGAAGAATGCTCCTGCCATAATCTTTATTGATGAGATTGATGCCATTGCTCCGAAGAGGGAGGAGGTTACGGGCGAGGTGGAGAAGAGGATAGTGGCGCAGTTATTGACTCTAATGGATGGTTTGCAGGAAAGAGGCCAAGTAATCGTAATAGGAGCAACCAATAGGCCGGAAGCCGTAGACCCAGCACTAAGAAGACCAGGAAGATTCGACAGAGAGATCTGGATTAACCCGCCAGATACTGAGGGTAGGTACGAAATACTCCAAGTGCATACAAGGAATATGCCACTTGCTAAGGATGTTGATTTGAGGAAGTTAGCAGAGATAACCTATGGTTATACTGGCGCAGATATTGCGGCTTTGGCTAGGGAGGCTGCAATGAGGGCCTTGAGGAAGGCCCTTCAGTCTGGTATCCTGGATGTTAATAAGGAGGATGAGGACATTAGGAAGGACCTTGAAAAGATCAAGGTTTCAATGAATGACTTCCTCGAGGCCATGCGGGAGATAGTACCCAGCGCACTCAGGGAGATACACATCGAGATTCCGAAGGTTAGGTGGAACGACATAGGTGGTCTTGAGGAGGTTAAGCAGGAGCTCAGGGAGGCCATTGAGTGGCCATTGAAGTATCCGGAGAGGTTTAGGAAGATGGGCATTAGGCCGCCTAAGGGTATTTTGTTGTTTGGTCCTCCTGGTACTGGTAAGACTTTGTTGGCTAAGGCTGTGGCTACGGAGAGTAATGCGAATTTCATTGCGGTTAGGGGTCCGGAGATTTTGAGTAAGTGGTTTGGGGAGAGTGAGAGGGCCATTAGGGAAATATTCAAGAAAGCCAGAATGGCAGCACCATGCGTAATATTCTTCGACGAAATAGACGCAATAGCACCAGCAAGAGGTTATGCAGAGGATTCACCCGCAATGGATAGGATAGTAGCTCAGTTACTGGCTGAGATGGATGGTGTTTCAAGGCTTGATAATGTGGTTGTTATAGCGGCAACGAACAGGCCCGATATTGTGGATCCTGCACTACTCAGGCCTGGGAGGTTCGATAGGATAATCTACGTACCACCACCTGACCTAAGGGCCAGGTTCGAAATACTCAAGATACATACTAAGAATATGCCATTGGCAAGGGATGTAGACCTTGAGGAACTGGCCAAAATGACTGAGGGCTACACAGGTGCTGACATAGAGATACTCACCAGGGAGGCTGGTCTTTTAGCCATGAGAGAGATAAATGGCGCTGGGGAGATTTCTATGAAACACTTCATTGAAGCTATGAAGAAGATTAAGCCGTCAATAACGCCGGAGATGATTAAGTTCTATGAGGCTTGGTATGAGAGGATGAAGCAGACGATATCCCGCGAGAGGCAAAGAGCCCCGACACTATATGTCTGA
- a CDS encoding elongation factor 1-beta, which produces MAEVYLVYRVTPSKSEVNYEELKSTIKKSLEPKYKVDKVEEDDIGFGIKALRVYIRMPESSEEHSSDEVENILSGIEGIGSIELEYFTRLGF; this is translated from the coding sequence ATGGCAGAGGTATACCTAGTTTACAGGGTTACTCCAAGTAAGTCAGAGGTTAACTACGAGGAATTAAAGAGCACAATAAAGAAGTCATTGGAGCCGAAGTACAAGGTTGATAAGGTTGAGGAGGATGACATTGGCTTTGGAATCAAGGCACTTAGGGTCTACATAAGGATGCCGGAGTCCTCAGAGGAACACTCAAGCGATGAAGTGGAGAATATACTAAGTGGGATTGAGGGAATTGGTAGCATTGAACTTGAGTACTTCACGAGACTTGGCTTCTAG